The following proteins come from a genomic window of Micromonas commoda chromosome 2, complete sequence:
- a CDS encoding hypothetical protein (expressed; conserved uncharacterized protein cupA51), producing MAATAPAPEYIPSRRSLELCPRSYDVVERAELDTLCVQLEGMPTVSIAQNPCIGIPGAMYDCALALASFVVDEIIVTKREGDPAAARAMRILELGTGSGACALLVAAACSSRGVPARLLLTDRNPKSVDLARCNADVLQLSSGNVEIDVARFAFGEDVGTYLPTDFATPDVVVVSDVLYSPESAVPLARTLRQLLRHDDDGESVLASPADRRQPACYLAWRPRSCNPDKVTAVKAFIVECGALGLSVHDASRSNGRAASTARVWDEAAGGEGWSQTYDPANAAREGLRILKIEST from the exons ATGGCCGCGACCGCACCCGCACCCGAGTACATCCCCTCGCGTCGTAGCCTCGAGCTCTGTCCGCGCTCATACGATGtggtcgagcgcgcggagctcgacacGCTCTGCGTCCAGCTGGAGGGGATGCCCACG GTCTCCATCGCCCAGAACCCGTGTATCGGGATCCCCGGCGCGATGTACGATTGTGCCCTGGCGCTCGCCAGCTTCGTAGTCGACGAGATCATCGTTACCAAACGCGAGggcgatcccgccgcggctcgggcTATGAGGATCTTGGAGCTCGGCACGGGCAGTGGAGCGTGTGCTCTGctggtggccgccgcctgtTCCTCCCGGGGGGTCCCCGCGAGGCTCTTGTTGACGGACAGGAACCCAAAGTCGGTCGACCTCGCCCGTTGTAACGCCGATGTGCTCCAGCTATCTTCTGGAAACGTCGAGATTGACGTCGCCAGGTTCGCGTTTGGCGAAGACGTCGGGACATACTTGCCGACCGATTTCGCCACCCCCGACGTGGTCGTCGTGTCCGATGTGTTATACAGTCCCGAGTCCGCTGTTCCCCTCGCGCGCACGCTCAGGCAGCTGTTGCGccatgacgacgacggcgagtccgtgctcgcgtcgcccgcggacaGGCGGCAGCCCGCGTGCTACCTGGCGTGGCGGCCGAGGTCGTGCAACCCCGACAAAGTGACCGCAGTGAAGGCGTTCATCGTCGAATGCGGGGCGCTGGGGCTGTCCGTGCACGACGCTAGCCGGTCGAACGGGCGGGCGGCATCGACTGCGAGGGTGTGGGACGAAGCGGCGGGAGGTGAGGGTTGGTCTCAGACGTACGATCCGgcaaacgcggcgagggaaggATTGCGAATTTTGAAGATAGAATCCACGTAG
- a CDS encoding violaxanthin de-epoxidase (chloroP predicts 21 aa cTP; expressed): MQAAAISRAVNAPAARPAPSRANRGVPKRCVRTIIARGVPSVSTSPGSAPIETGAVLSPTLVDNPAEYADRKVKLVAIVPGNGAKSFLPFPPGLPQYGAGPDWMEVMGHMAMRLTWVDPGFSMDVFAHDAPMEDIKASARDADVFVCVDIQDKALASDLASALSGVATGAALGCCDVLEAETRVVYQPVTQLRRMEAKLVPWGQANKDLRLMEQVTGLFDRKNHLDLLFLHLLLVDASGVRVPAVDINQDLNLGNVWCIASNCNKQLLECYKNDRCKLSLDCIDACGLNDQVCTYTCIRSYQNDQFQLLARCMLHKHNCLGNDAVRPELPEVLPMTHFRGEPLTHDVAEAIMQGHYGEGEGKKPYSWLAVAGQNPAYDHFPCQYQIWYRGKAKGSFWYNPVFKVQTLDGKEVWRRSDYRCKRGDTPGTFFFSFMDNGVTSLEYWRIVDAADDLSWSLYYYAGAAKVAGQAYIGAVLATKDGKWPGEEHLERIEKSLWEGCGVKLWEMCEVDNCNCGGAPLDPYHAPVMMPSLLDSTDTVLP, encoded by the coding sequence ATGCAGGCTGCGGCCATCTCGCGCGCCGTGAACGCGCCAgcggcgcgacccgcgccgtcccgggCGAACCGCGGCGTGCCGAAGCGGTGCGTTCGGAcgatcatcgcgcgcggagtTCCCTCCGTCTCCACGTCTCCTGGAAGCGCGCCAATCGAGACCGGCGCCGTGCTGTCCCCGACGCTCGTGGACAACCCCGCGGAGTACGCCGATCGCAAGGTTAagctcgtcgcgatcgtcccgGGGAACGGCGCCAAGTCGTTCCTCCCGTTCCCTCCCGGCCTGCCCCAGTacggcgcgggtcccgacTGGATGGAGGTGATGGGCCACATGGCGATGAGGCTCACGTGGGTGGACCCGGGCTTCTCCATGGACGTcttcgcgcacgacgccccGATGGAGGACATCAAGGcatccgcgagggacgcggatGTGTTTGTGTGCGTCGACATCCAGGATAAGGCCCTGGCGTCTGATCTGGCCTCGGCGCTCTCCGGGGTGGcaaccggcgccgcgctcggatGCTGCGACGTCCTAGAGGCTGAGACCAGGGTGGTGTATCAGCCGGTGACGCAGTTGCGACGAATGGAGGCGAAACTCGTGCCGTGGGGGCAGGCGAACAAGGACCTGCGGCTCATGGAGCAGGTCACCGGTTTGTTCGATCGAAAGAACCACCTCGATCTTCTGTTTCTACACTtgctcctcgtcgacgcgagcggcgtccgAGTCCCGGCGGTGGACATCAACCAGGACCTGAACCTGGGCAACGTCTGGTGCATCGCCAGCAACTGCAACAAGCAGCTGCTGGAGTGTTACAAGAACGACAGGTGCAAGCTCTCGCTGGACTGCATCGACGCTTGTGGCCTGAACGATCAGGTTTGCACGTACACGTGCATCAGGAGCTACCAGAACGATCAGTTtcagctcctcgcgcgctgcATGCTCCACAAGCACAACTGCCTCGGGAACGACGCCGTTCGCCCGGAGTTACCCGAGGTGCTCCCCATGACGCACTTCAGGGGCGAGCCGTTGacgcacgacgtcgccgaggccatcATGCAGGGGCActacggcgagggcgagggtaAAAAGCCGTACAGCtggctcgccgtcgccggccagAACCCCGCGTACGATCACTTCCCGTGCCAGTACCAGATCTGGTACAGGGGTAAGGCCAAGGGTTCGTTCTGGTACAATCCCGTGTTCAAGGTGCAAACCCTGGACGGGAAGGAGGTGTGGAGGCGAAGTGATTACAGGTGCAAGCGCGGCGATACCCCGGGGACGTTCTTCTTCTCGTTCATGGACAACGGCGTGACTTCTTTGGAGTACTGGCGCATagtggacgcggcggacgatcTCTCCTGGTCGCTGTACTActacgcgggcgcggcgaaggtggcAGGGCAGGCGTACatcggcgcggtgctcgcgacgAAGGATGGGAAGTGGCCCGGGGAGGAGCACCTCGAGAGGATTGAGAAGTCTTTGTGGGAGGGGTGTGGCGTGAAGCTGTGGGAGATGTGCGAGGTGGATAACTGCAACTGCGGAGGGGCGCCGCTGGACCCGTATCATGCGCCGGTGATGATGCCTTCGCTCCTGGACTCCACCGACACTGTGCTGCCTTAG
- a CDS encoding predicted protein — MNTGARLAGRAGGSAAKPAGRVAVRVTAGVAGKGFVWNNKPRRAGVVAHGKKEDAAKRALQGAFGGASYDPLAENDGPGGFGGGGRFGGFWKKLSGGGGGDGWWPAFKRLGPLGMFGVVFAIYWLFKPVTAVLVNLVFYVFKIPTGREPEYQAMMAAKEAAKKKLERADADIIARYGADDDDFDDEDDDEDDEDE, encoded by the coding sequence ATGAACACCGGCGCCCGGTTGGCGGGCAGGGCCGGGGGCtccgccgccaagcccgcgggtcgcgtcgccgtgcgcgttaccgccggcgtcgcgggtaAGGGCTTCGTCTGGAACAACAAGCCCAGGCGAgccggcgtcgtggcgcaTGGGAAGAAGGAGGATGCGGCGAAGCGAGCGCTGCAGGGCGCGTTCGGAGGCGCGAGCTACGATCCGCTCGCGGAGAACGACGGAccgggcgggttcggcggcggcggcaggttCGGCGGTTTCTGGAAGAAGCTctcgggaggcggcggcggcgacggctggTGGCCGGCGTTCAAGCGCCTGGGGCCCCTCGGCATGTTCGGCGTCGTGTTTGCCATCTACTGGCTCTTCAagcccgtcaccgccgtcttGGTGAACCTGGTGTTCTACGTGTTCAAGATTCCCACGGGCAGGGAACCCGAGTACCAGGCGATGATggcggccaaggaggcggccaagaagaagctcgaacgcgcggacgccgacatCATCGCCCGctacggcgccgacgacgacgacttcgacgacgaggacgacgacgaggacgatgaggacgagTAA
- a CDS encoding predicted protein — MTDGPVADAEAFCRTLEAIARTLPRVEFAAHPALRANARGVDGGAAVAPAVGTDMRAARAFEAVVAGDTSADRPAMTTWYSAGKRHLHQPQLESLAELIAPMVAAAEPPPTTDPRKADGSEARGGAGRGARAVLELGAGRAVLGRVVSSITGAPLIAVDRRVPKEARVDEDEDWDEHERHRPTLHDGDDDDGKETEEGVAAVEDNPTPAAFAGPARRLVADLTGCSFASLAERANIANVGGTAGVALIAKHLCAGATDAAVRLAIEGASGSSDLTLNPRVVGVALAPCCHPQIGYDEYVGRDWLERRWREKSPGGRGLGPSGFATLLALLAFAKERVGASDETLMRYHGRALGDVANVVGGARRLRRLGRAARRAVEQGRAEALGAAPGFGDARVCQYVDASVSPDNLVVVAGGRLGWTNGGTEPSRRNRRGSRLPARGVVVAANSAGSGPHGSLAHRLAEFVLEQRGRSLRDDDGRGTSPFEYVFTATNATTGGGDGRGGGAKRRRDGSERVDASTGDEGTTSAGDAAPAVVIVGDPARILRSLHLAPSAAPPPPPFLAQSLGMLCPFDRRVESRVDDPAAGDAVRLAAEVESAARELGRSGGDDDDGRVAVRLSAFPKAIEASLVAALQSSDALRLHPVEFTHVVSVARWAPGDDDDEGEDGDGGNAGNVGDGDGGSRGDAFLWSIMDRRDWDPRGWRQRVDERSGAANRSGATKAERSLAAWLGECRSRLPDVLVPQDGSFNEAPGCRVLIVTDSNAAVEDALVRWARGPARASAVDVARPRKGVDGGWIAETVLDKGRLSGGGGDDDDGHGAFLAAGQPSRRPCSVRSAPGSGPTRTRRFSRQGLG, encoded by the exons ATGACCGACGGGCCGGTCGCGGATGCCGAGGCGTTCTGTCGGAccctcgaggcgatcgcgcggacCCTGCCCCGCGTCGAGTTCGCcgcgcaccccgcgctccgcgccaacgcccggggcgtcgacggaggagcggcggtggcgccggcggtcgGCACAGACATGAGAGCGgcacgcgcgttcgaggcggtCGTGGCGGGCGATACGAGCGCGGACCGACCGGCGATGACCACGTGGTACTCCGCGGGGAAGCGACACCTGCACCAGCCCCAGCTCGAGTCCTTGGCCGAACTCATCGCTCcgatggtcgccgcggccgaaccaccgccgacgacggatccTAGAAAAGCCGACGGaagcgaggcgcggggcggggcggggcgcggcgctcgggcggtcttggagctcggcgccgggcgagcggtgctcggtcgcgtcgtctcgAGCATCACGGGCGCCCCGCTCATCGCCGTTGACCGCAGGGTCCCCAAAGAAGCGCGAgtcgacgaagacgaagactgggacgagcacgagcgccaccgcccgacgctccacgacggcgacgacgacgacgggaagGAAACAGAggaaggcgtcgcggcggtcgaggaTAACCCTACACcagccgcgttcgccggacccgcgcgtcggctcgtcgcggatcTGACCGGAtgctcgttcgcgtcgctggcggagcgcgcgaacaTCGCAAACGtaggcggcacagctggcgtcgcGCTAATCGCCAAACACCtctgcgcgggcgcgacggacgcggccgtGCGACTCGCGatcgagggcgcgagcggctcgagTGACCTGACCCTaaacccccgcgtcgtcggcgtggcgCTGGCTCCGTGCTGCCATCCCCAGATTGGCTACGACGAGTACGTTGGGAGGGATTGGCTggagcggcggtggcgggagAAATCGCCGGGGGGCCGGGGGCTTGGGCCCTCGGGGTTCGCGAcgctgctcgcgctgctgGCGTTCGCGAAGGAACGGGTCGGGGCATCGGACGAGACGCTGATGCGGTACCACGGTAGGGCGCTGGGCGACGTCGCtaacgtcgtcggcggcgcgcggcgactgcggcggctcgggagggcggcgaggcgagccgTCGAGCAAggtcgcgccgaggcgctcggcgccgcgccgggatttggggacgcgcgcgtgtgccaatacgtggacgcgtcggtgagccCGGacaacctcgtcgtcgtcgcgggaggGAGATTGGGGTGGACGAATGGGGGGACGGAACCTTCGCGACGGAACCGTCGCGGCTCTCGGctacccgcgcgcggcgtcgtcgtcgcggcaaactcggcggggtcggggcCCCACGGATCCCTGGCGCACAGACTCGCGGAGTTTGTCCTGGAACAGCGCGGACGATCGctccgggacgacgacggacgcggaacGTCGCCGTTTGAGTACGTCTTcacggcgacgaacgcgacaACAggggggggcgacgggcggggtggaggagcgaagcggcggcgcgacggctcggAGCGGGTCGACGCATCCACGGGTGACGAGGGGACCACGtccgcgggtgacgcggcgccggcggtcgTGATCGTCGGCGATCCCGCGCGGattctccgcagcctccacctcgcgccttccgccgcgccgccgccgccgcctttccTCGCCCAATCGCTCGGGATGCTGTGCCCGTTTGACAGGCGAGTGGagtcgcgcgtcgacgaccccgccgccggcgacgcggtccgGCTGGCGGCTGAGGTggagtccgcggcgcgcgagttGGGTAGgagcgggggcgacgacgacgacggtcgcGTGGCGGTGAGGCTGAGCGCGTTTCCCAAGGCTATCGAGGCGTCgttggtcgccgcgctccagtCCTCCGACGCGCTGAGGCTCCACCCCGTCGAGTTTACGCACGTCGTCAGCGTCGCTCGATGggcccccggcgacgacgacgacgagggggaggacggggacggggggaACGCGGGGAACGtgggggacggggacgggggatcccgcggcgatgcgttCTTGTGGTCGATCATGGATCGTCGGGACtgggacccgcgcgggtggcgtcAGCGGGTCGACGAACGATCAGGCGCCGCCAATCGATCGGGCGCCACCAAAGCCGagcgctcgctcgccgcgtggctCGGCGAGTGTCGCTCGAGACTCCCGGACGTCCTCGTTCCCCAGGATGGGTCGTTCAACGAAGCCCCCGGGTGCCGCGTCCTGATCGTCACCGActccaacgcggcggtcgaggacgcgctcgtgcggtgggcgcgcggcccggcgcgcgcgagcgccgtggACGTGGCGAGACCGAGgaagggcgtcgacggcgggtgGATCGCCGAGACCGTCCTCGACAAAGGGAGgttgagcggcggcggcggcgacgacgacgacgggcacggcgcgttcctcgcggccgGCCAGCCCTCGAGGCGCCCTTGCTCGGT gcgctccgcgccggggtcggGTCCGACGCGAACTCGTCGGTTCTCGCGCCAGGGGCTTGGGTGA
- a CDS encoding predicted protein — protein MLRCAAVAGASVSGPRASGRGGTSFRASVAPTRVAGSASLRRTHARSGAVITRASIEQAISDLATGVGLPCTVQNCGDMIYRSTLDPALRMEEKEIITGTGAFILATLAFYLTITPGVLGGFVDYYILRPLLGQKRYTIDDFVVGDKLGEGGFGVVYRATGVADGEKYVLKQCKDYGEAEIWTNSRLQRACPNAIASYCGAAGQEEEEDPLWIVWKFEGSDTLFKLMNDKDFPYNVEPYLFKSGVAIDGEPKGSKRKAKIISTIFGQILENLSAAHATGIILRDVKPENIIFDPIKGKFKLIDLGAAADLRFGFNYQPKEFILDPRFSGPEEYIMSTQTPEPPPTPVALALSPALWQLNLPDRFDSYSAGVTLLQMCLPTLRSDNNLIAFRKKLEENGESLSQWRQELPPRWFSGADGEGFDVLDQDDRAGWELCKSLMFKTREKRSSATGARFSRFIQGRNPVVGILDSLVGSTPEESDQEDGGLLAWLVFRVARSGTNREGGFTEAQLSNFREEGTVEKEEDASRYLGMVATETLAKYGVNKMDRKMDDEPAGASADEDDEAEAEAPTASAKPQFKNPFAGFQMPKIGGDN, from the exons ATGCTGcgctgcgccgcggtcgccggcgcgtcaGTCTccggcccccgcgcgtccggacgcggcgggacATCCTTCCGTGCCTCCGTCGCCCCAACCCGGGTCGCCGGCAGCGCGTCGCTGAGGCGGACGCACGCGCGGTCGGGCGCGGTCATCACGCGCGCCTCCATCGAGCAGGCCATCTCCGACCTCGccaccggcgtcggcctcCCGTGCACG GTCCAAAACTGCGGTGACATGATCTACCGCTCAACCCTCGACCCCGCGCTTCGcatggaggagaaggagatcaTCACCGGAACCGGCGCGTTCATCTTAGCCACCCTAGCCTTCTACCTCACCATCACCCCTGGCGTCCTGGGCGGCTTTGTGGACTACTACATCCTCCGCCCGCTGCTCGGGCAGAAGAGGTACACCATCGACGatttcgtcgtcggcgacaagctgggcgagggcggcttcggcgtgGTGTACAGGGCCACCGGCGTGGCGGACGGCGAGAAGTACGTGCTGAAGCAGTGCAAGGACTACGGCGAGGCTGAGATCTGGACCAACTCGCGGCTGCAGAGGGCGTGCCCCAATGCCATCGCGTCCTACTGCGGCGC GGCCgggcaggaggaggaggaggacccgcTCTGGATCGTGTGGAAGTTTGAGGGAAGCGACACGCTCTTCAAGCTCATGAACGACAAGGATTTCCCTTACAACGTCGAGCCTTACCTCTTCAAGTCCGGCGTGGCGATCGATGGGGAGCCCAAGGGCAGCAAGCGCAAGGCCAAGATCATCTCCACGATCTTCGGGCAGATTCTGGAGAAcctgagcgcggcgcacgccaccGGGAtcatcctccgcgacgtcaaGCCCGAGAACATCATCTTCGACCCAATCAAGGGTAAGTTTAAGCTCATCGacctgggcgcggcggcggatctcCGCTTCGGGTTCAACTACCAGCCCAAGGAGTTCATCCTGGATCCGCGGTTCAGCGGCCCGGAGGAGTACATCATGTCCACGCAGACCCCGGAGCCGCCCCCCACGCCGGTGGCGCTCGCCCTCTCCCCGGCGCTCTGGCAGCTCAACCTCCCGGATAGGTTCGACTCGTATTCCGCGGGCGTGACGCTGCTGCAGATGTGCCTGCCCACGCTCCGCAGCGACAACAACCTCATCGCCTTCAGGAAAAAGCTCGAGGAGAACGGCGAGAGCCTCAGTCAGTGGCGTCAGGAGCTCCCACCGCGGTGGTTCAGCGGtgcggacggcgagggctTTGACGTCTTGGACCAGGACGACCGGGCCGGCTGGGAGCTGTGCAAGTCGCTCATGTTCAAGACGCGCGAGAagcgctcgtccgcgacgggtGCGCGGTTCTCGCGGTTCATCCAGGGCAGGAACCCGGTGGTGGGCATTCTCGACAGCCTCGTCGGCTCCACGCCGGAGGAGAGCGACCAGGAGGACGGCGGACTGCTCGCGTGGCTGGTGTTCCGCGTGGCGCGGTCGGGGACAAACAGGGAGGGCGGCTTCACCGAGGCGCAGCTCTCGAACTTCCGCGAGGAGGGTACcgtggagaaggaggaggacgcgtcgaggtaCCTCGGGATGGTCGCCACGGAGACCTTGGCCAAGTACGGGGTGAACAAGATGGATAGGAAAatggacgacgagccggCTGGCGCATCcgcggatgaggacgacgaggcagaggcggaggcgccgacggcgagcgcaaAGCCGCAGTTTAAGAACCCTTTCGCCGGGTTCCAGATGCCGAAGATAGGCGGCGACAACTGA
- the PRO1 gene encoding profilin (Profilin is an actin-binding protein involved in the dynamic turnover and restructuring of the actin cytoskeleton), translated as MSWQSYVDDHLIGTGHVVQGAICGVDGAIWAASAGFNVSPEEVQKIVAGFEDPSGLQAGGIYLCGEKHMFIRSDDRFVAGKKDSNGIFAWKANTCVVIGTHGENIQGNNCNTCVGNLADYLMNSGM; from the exons ATGAGCTGGCAGTCTTACGTCGACGACCACCTTATCGGGACCGGTCACGTGGTCCAGGGAGCAATctgcggcgtcgacggcgccatctgggccgcctccgccgggttCAAC GTGTCCCCCGAGGAGGTGCAGAAGATCGTCGCTGGCTTTGAGGATCCCTCCGGGCTTCAGGCGGGCGGCATCTACCTCTGCGGCGAGAAGCACATGTTCATCCGCTCGGACGATCGCTTCGTGGCGGGCAAGAAG GATAGCAACGGGATCTTTGCGTGGAAGGCGAACACGTGCGTGGTGATCGGCACGCACGGCGAGAACATCCAGGGTAACAACTGCAACACATGCGTCGGTAACCTCGCCGACTACCTGATGAACTCCGGTATGTGA